Proteins encoded in a region of the Paenibacillus sp. E222 genome:
- a CDS encoding EAL domain-containing protein, with the protein MNCSGCSPIHPIEDQGTLYLRPISPALLEALQVQGRYVEHSDELVWMHFLNLESAQQCIEDIRKIEATLPDKLTVQVTQLYGQADADSWISLSMQEARLKHADLVSVILEHQFSSHMQPIVDASEQIIGFEFLLRPAEQGRSFSAYELFEVARDTGLHSFLDRTARIAAIETSAVLLPHGVKRFVNFLPSSIYNPEFCLTHTFEAIERLSLDPKDFVFEVVETEQIQHMSILQRIFEVYRSHGMSVALDDVGAGFSTIEVMNRLEPDFVKIDRSLIDHCDHDLNKQQQIIDIVEMSRRFGGRVLAEGIERIEEFEFCRSVGIDLAQGYYFGKPTAYPPQGPYGKTSA; encoded by the coding sequence ATGAATTGCAGTGGCTGCAGCCCAATTCATCCTATAGAGGATCAAGGTACCCTGTATTTGCGTCCCATCTCCCCCGCTTTGCTCGAAGCACTGCAAGTGCAGGGAAGATATGTCGAACATTCGGATGAACTCGTCTGGATGCATTTTTTGAATCTTGAATCTGCACAGCAATGTATTGAGGATATTCGGAAGATTGAAGCGACCCTGCCGGATAAGTTAACGGTTCAGGTCACTCAACTATATGGTCAGGCTGATGCGGATAGCTGGATCAGTCTCTCCATGCAGGAAGCTCGCCTCAAACATGCCGATCTGGTTTCCGTTATCCTGGAGCATCAATTTAGCAGTCATATGCAGCCGATCGTAGATGCATCGGAGCAGATCATCGGATTTGAGTTTTTACTTCGTCCTGCTGAACAGGGCAGATCGTTCAGTGCTTATGAATTATTTGAAGTTGCACGGGATACCGGATTGCATTCTTTTCTGGATCGGACAGCACGTATTGCTGCCATTGAGACGAGTGCCGTTCTTTTACCGCATGGTGTCAAACGTTTCGTGAATTTCCTTCCTTCTTCCATCTATAACCCCGAATTTTGCCTGACGCACACCTTTGAAGCGATTGAACGCCTTTCGCTAGACCCTAAGGATTTTGTGTTTGAAGTGGTGGAAACGGAACAGATTCAGCATATGTCCATTTTGCAGCGTATTTTTGAGGTGTATCGTTCTCATGGGATGTCGGTTGCCTTGGATGACGTGGGAGCCGGATTCTCGACGATCGAAGTAATGAATCGGCTGGAGCCGGATTTTGTCAAAATAGATCGGAGTCTCATTGATCATTGTGATCATGATCTAAACAAACAACAGCAAATTATCGATATTGTTGAGATGTCGCGTCGATTTGGCGGGCGAGTACTTGCTGAAGGCATTGAACGAATTGAGGAATTTGAATTCTGTCGATCCGTGGGTATTGATTTGGCACAAGGATATTATTTTGGTAAGCCAACCGCATATCCGCCACAAGGTCCTTACGGAAAAACCTCTGCGTGA
- a CDS encoding DUF1572 family protein: protein MNQVFLDTAEKQFLYYKQLGEKAMEQLESEQLFQSWNEDANSIAVIVKHLWGNMLSRWTDVLTTDGEKPWRERDAEFVNDISTREELLAKWEEGWNCLLGAIRSFTPEQLSHIIYIRNEGHTVMEAIIRQLAHYPYHVGQIIYAAKMLKETSWNSLSIPRNGSDQYNGGKFAKPKARKHFTDDELHIEKGKGEEQQ, encoded by the coding sequence ATGAATCAGGTATTTCTGGATACAGCCGAGAAGCAATTTTTGTATTACAAGCAGCTTGGGGAAAAGGCCATGGAGCAACTGGAATCCGAGCAGCTGTTTCAATCCTGGAATGAAGATGCCAACAGCATTGCGGTTATTGTGAAGCATCTATGGGGCAATATGCTGTCCCGTTGGACGGATGTGCTGACGACCGATGGAGAAAAGCCATGGCGTGAACGTGATGCGGAATTTGTGAATGATATTTCTACCCGGGAAGAGCTGCTCGCCAAATGGGAGGAAGGCTGGAACTGTCTGCTTGGAGCCATTCGTTCTTTTACACCGGAGCAACTGTCTCATATTATATATATTCGCAATGAAGGACATACCGTCATGGAAGCAATTATCCGGCAATTGGCGCATTACCCCTATCATGTGGGGCAGATTATCTATGCGGCCAAAATGCTCAAAGAAACCTCATGGAACAGTCTTTCCATTCCGAGAAATGGTTCGGATCAATATAATGGTGGCAAATTTGCCAAGCCGAAGGCACGAAAACATTTTACAGATGATGAATTACACATAGAAAAAGGTAAAGGTGAGGAACAGCAATGA
- a CDS encoding histidine phosphatase family protein, with translation MTQIALIRHGSTAWNKEKRSQGQTDNPLDQEGREQALLLAARLSEETWDAIYASDLERASETARIIGDRLGIQEIHLDPRLREMGGGQVEGTTEAERVAKWGADWNTLDLGRELADAGTIRGIAALEDIVRQHPNGKVIVVSHGAILRNTLRGLVPEIDVSAKLSNTSITRISWEAESWQCELYNCSAHLDSYKEL, from the coding sequence ATGACACAGATCGCATTGATTCGCCATGGAAGCACGGCGTGGAATAAGGAAAAACGTTCACAGGGACAAACGGATAATCCGCTGGATCAGGAAGGAAGAGAACAGGCACTATTGCTTGCTGCAAGACTGAGTGAGGAAACGTGGGATGCCATCTATGCAAGCGACCTGGAGCGTGCAAGTGAGACGGCTCGCATCATTGGAGATCGTTTGGGAATACAGGAGATTCATTTGGACCCGAGGTTGCGTGAAATGGGCGGTGGGCAGGTGGAAGGTACGACCGAGGCTGAACGTGTAGCCAAATGGGGAGCAGATTGGAACACTCTGGATTTAGGCCGAGAGCTTGCGGATGCAGGTACAATTCGAGGCATTGCCGCGTTAGAAGATATTGTACGGCAGCATCCCAATGGAAAAGTGATTGTTGTCAGCCATGGCGCTATTCTCCGGAATACATTGCGAGGTCTGGTGCCTGAAATTGATGTGAGCGCAAAGCTGTCCAACACGTCGATCACCCGGATTTCTTGGGAAGCGGAGTCCTGGCAATGCGAGCTATACAATTGCAGCGCACATCTTGATTCCTACAAGGAGTTGTGA
- a CDS encoding pyridoxamine 5'-phosphate oxidase family protein: MNQTELEQNIVKALENNPFCSFSTVENGKPKSRYMALFNDGMNIHLATNRRTHKVEELENNPNVSLLLGYEAGGSKEVVEIEGTCEVTKNEGLREQVWNDELKAWFDGPNDPNYVILDITPNRIEYTGKDHEHQVWEQ, from the coding sequence ATGAACCAGACTGAACTGGAACAAAACATTGTAAAAGCATTGGAAAACAACCCTTTTTGCAGTTTCTCCACGGTGGAGAACGGTAAACCGAAATCCCGCTATATGGCGCTTTTCAACGATGGAATGAACATTCATCTGGCGACAAACCGCCGTACACACAAGGTAGAGGAGCTGGAGAATAATCCGAACGTCAGCCTTTTGTTAGGTTATGAAGCGGGCGGCTCCAAGGAAGTGGTCGAGATTGAAGGAACGTGCGAAGTGACGAAAAATGAAGGTTTGCGCGAACAGGTATGGAATGATGAACTAAAAGCTTGGTTTGACGGCCCGAACGATCCCAATTATGTCATTCTGGACATCACCCCAAATCGGATTGAATACACCGGCAAAGATCATGAGCATCAGGTGTGGGAGCAGTAA
- a CDS encoding LamB/YcsF family protein, translating to MNTVDINCDLGESYGVYRMESEESILPLITSANIACGFHAGDPATMRQTVQQALEHQVAIGAHPGLPDLQGFGRRRMDITPREAYDMVVYQMGALNAFVRSYGGRMHHVKPHGALYNMAAEDDRLAEGIAEAIYKVQPELYLYGLADSAMIQAADRIGLRSVSEVFADRTYGPYGKLTPRSQPGAVIQQTEQALAQVLRMVKEGIVVSTGGTPVSIKAETICIHGDGAHALAFAQEIRTLLESEGVRLSAPGDAR from the coding sequence ATGAACACGGTGGATATCAACTGTGACCTTGGTGAAAGTTACGGGGTGTACCGGATGGAGTCGGAGGAGTCGATTCTGCCGCTAATCACTTCAGCCAACATCGCTTGTGGGTTTCATGCGGGTGATCCGGCAACGATGCGACAAACGGTGCAGCAAGCATTGGAGCATCAGGTCGCTATAGGCGCCCATCCCGGTCTGCCGGATTTACAGGGTTTTGGCAGAAGACGTATGGACATTACACCCCGGGAAGCCTATGACATGGTAGTGTATCAAATGGGTGCGCTGAATGCTTTTGTCCGTTCATACGGAGGGCGCATGCATCATGTGAAACCTCATGGAGCCTTGTATAACATGGCTGCTGAAGATGATCGTCTCGCTGAGGGAATCGCTGAGGCGATCTATAAAGTACAACCGGAATTGTATCTCTATGGCCTGGCCGACAGTGCAATGATACAGGCAGCGGATCGCATTGGACTGCGCAGCGTCAGTGAAGTTTTTGCAGATCGAACCTACGGCCCGTATGGGAAGCTAACCCCACGCAGTCAGCCAGGAGCTGTCATTCAGCAGACGGAACAAGCTCTTGCTCAAGTGCTGCGTATGGTGAAAGAGGGCATTGTTGTGTCGACGGGAGGTACACCTGTATCCATAAAGGCAGAAACCATTTGCATCCACGGTGACGGAGCGCATGCCCTTGCATTTGCTCAAGAGATACGTACGTTGCTTGAATCTGAGGGAGTTAGGCTGTCTGCACCTGGAGATGCTAGATGA
- the pxpB gene encoding 5-oxoprolinase subunit PxpB, giving the protein MTKLPYSWTEDALSPLGETGVMIRCGDTISEAVHQRVMSVCALLEKSRLPGILEWLPSFASVTLFYDPLLSPYHEVCGMLLHELNKMQEVTLIQPRTIIIPVCYGGELGPDLEYVATEHGLTPDEVIAIHTSGDYLVHMIGFAPGFPYLGGLAEKIATPRRSTPRLRVEAGTVGIGGKQTGVYPVTTPGGWQCIGRTPLALFRPMENPPSLLAAGDRVRFASISHQEYLELKEGER; this is encoded by the coding sequence ATGACTAAACTGCCATATTCATGGACTGAGGATGCGCTGTCTCCTCTGGGCGAAACAGGGGTTATGATCCGTTGTGGGGACACCATATCTGAAGCGGTGCACCAGAGGGTGATGTCGGTATGTGCTTTGCTGGAAAAGAGCCGGCTGCCGGGCATCTTGGAGTGGCTACCTTCATTTGCATCGGTCACACTGTTCTATGATCCATTGCTCTCCCCATACCACGAGGTATGCGGGATGCTGCTTCATGAGTTGAATAAGATGCAAGAGGTGACGCTAATTCAACCCAGAACGATCATTATTCCTGTATGTTATGGTGGTGAATTGGGTCCTGACCTGGAATACGTCGCTACTGAACATGGGCTTACGCCAGATGAGGTCATAGCTATTCACACATCCGGAGATTACCTGGTTCACATGATCGGATTTGCGCCGGGTTTTCCGTATCTGGGCGGATTAGCGGAGAAGATCGCTACGCCCAGACGCTCTACACCTCGGCTTCGGGTTGAAGCGGGAACGGTAGGCATTGGTGGAAAACAAACGGGAGTTTACCCGGTAACGACCCCAGGGGGATGGCAGTGCATCGGGCGTACGCCACTAGCGTTGTTTCGTCCGATGGAAAATCCGCCAAGTCTGCTGGCAGCTGGTGATCGGGTTCGTTTTGCATCGATATCTCATCAGGAGTATCTGGAATTAAAGGAGGGCGAACGATGA
- a CDS encoding bifunctional 2',3'-cyclic-nucleotide 2'-phosphodiesterase/3'-nucleotidase, with amino-acid sequence MRKSKKVLSSLTAALVALNVLAVFPVPVSAADATKVKLRIMETTDIHDNLINYDYYSDKETDQYGLAKTATLIKKARDEAKNSLLFDNGDLIQGNPLGDYVAKIDPLKKGETHPVYKAMNLLDYDAGNIGNHEFNYGLDFLDMTLEGANFPYINANVYVDDGDDDETNDKNYFTPYKILDKKVTDESGKEHTIKVGVIGFVPPQVMQWDSANLEGKVIAKDIIATAKKFIPKMKAEGADIIVAIPHSGFEDIPQTDLMENSVLYLSQVEGINAILFGHAHKVFPSADFAGKKGVDLEKGTINGVPAVEPGFWGDHLGIIDLDLELVDGKWKVADSKVEARPIYDTANKKALVDADQEIVDAVHDEHEGTLEYVRGPVGETTAPINSFFALVQDDPSIQIVTNAQKWYVEKHMQGTEYEDIPVLSAGAPFKAGGRSGASYYTNIPKGTIAIKNVADLYVYPNTVHAVLVNGAELKEWLEWSAGQFNQIDPAKGGQQQLVNMDFPTYNFDVIDGVTYQIDVTQPAKYDSKATIVNASANRIKDLSFNGKPIDPAQKFIVATNNYRASSSKLANPDGKRIVLAAPDENRQVIIDYIRENKTINPAADGNWSLAPIKPSAGVTAAALNDLEVVFASSPDAKALVEANPAMSFIGTNDDGFAEYGLKLTGEATTTPETGTEPAPTPTKPDPTPTKPTTKPQPEKPTGSKVVYVVKKGDNLYRIGLKYGVDWRKLVSANKITNVHNLKVGQKIVIPAS; translated from the coding sequence TTGAGAAAGAGTAAAAAAGTATTATCGAGCCTGACTGCCGCTTTGGTTGCATTAAACGTGCTTGCGGTATTTCCGGTACCTGTATCGGCTGCGGACGCAACCAAGGTTAAATTGCGGATCATGGAAACAACGGACATTCACGACAACCTGATTAACTATGATTACTATTCCGACAAAGAGACAGACCAGTATGGTCTAGCGAAGACAGCTACACTGATCAAAAAAGCCCGTGACGAAGCGAAGAACAGCCTGCTGTTCGACAACGGTGACCTGATCCAGGGTAACCCGCTCGGGGATTATGTAGCGAAGATTGATCCACTCAAAAAGGGTGAGACTCACCCCGTATATAAAGCGATGAACCTGCTCGATTATGATGCAGGAAACATCGGTAACCATGAGTTTAACTATGGTTTGGATTTCCTTGACATGACGCTGGAAGGTGCAAACTTCCCTTACATCAATGCCAACGTATATGTAGATGACGGTGACGACGATGAGACAAATGACAAGAACTATTTTACCCCGTATAAAATTCTAGACAAAAAAGTTACCGATGAGAGTGGCAAAGAGCACACCATCAAGGTGGGTGTCATCGGATTTGTACCACCACAAGTGATGCAGTGGGACAGCGCTAATCTGGAAGGCAAAGTCATTGCCAAAGACATTATCGCTACTGCGAAAAAATTCATTCCTAAAATGAAGGCTGAAGGTGCCGACATTATTGTGGCTATTCCTCACTCCGGTTTTGAAGATATTCCGCAAACGGATCTGATGGAAAACTCGGTATTGTATCTGAGCCAGGTTGAAGGCATTAATGCCATCCTGTTTGGACATGCCCATAAAGTATTCCCGAGCGCTGATTTTGCCGGTAAAAAAGGTGTAGACCTTGAAAAAGGTACAATCAATGGCGTTCCTGCTGTAGAGCCTGGTTTCTGGGGTGACCACCTTGGTATTATCGATTTGGATCTGGAACTGGTAGACGGTAAGTGGAAAGTGGCAGACTCTAAAGTGGAAGCACGCCCTATCTATGACACAGCCAACAAAAAAGCTCTGGTAGATGCTGATCAAGAGATCGTTGATGCTGTTCATGACGAACATGAAGGTACGCTTGAGTATGTGCGTGGCCCAGTCGGCGAAACGACAGCTCCAATCAACAGCTTCTTTGCACTGGTTCAGGATGATCCATCCATTCAGATCGTAACGAATGCACAGAAATGGTATGTTGAAAAACATATGCAAGGAACAGAATACGAAGATATTCCAGTCTTGTCTGCAGGAGCTCCGTTCAAAGCAGGCGGACGTTCAGGTGCTTCGTATTACACGAATATTCCTAAAGGCACCATTGCGATCAAAAACGTAGCTGACTTGTACGTGTATCCAAATACGGTACATGCCGTGTTGGTTAATGGCGCTGAGCTGAAAGAATGGTTGGAATGGTCTGCTGGCCAATTTAACCAGATCGACCCGGCAAAAGGCGGACAACAGCAGTTGGTTAATATGGACTTCCCAACGTATAACTTTGACGTTATCGATGGTGTTACGTACCAGATTGATGTAACTCAACCAGCGAAATACGATAGCAAAGCAACGATTGTGAATGCTTCGGCTAACCGGATTAAAGACCTGAGCTTCAATGGCAAACCAATTGATCCGGCACAAAAATTCATCGTGGCAACGAATAACTATCGTGCTTCTTCGTCCAAACTGGCTAACCCGGACGGTAAACGCATCGTCTTGGCTGCACCGGATGAGAATCGTCAAGTAATCATTGATTATATCCGTGAGAACAAAACGATTAACCCGGCAGCAGATGGCAACTGGTCGCTTGCGCCAATTAAGCCTTCTGCAGGTGTAACGGCAGCTGCACTTAACGATCTTGAAGTGGTGTTCGCGTCTTCCCCAGATGCCAAAGCATTGGTTGAAGCGAACCCGGCGATGTCCTTCATTGGGACAAACGATGATGGTTTTGCTGAGTATGGCTTGAAATTGACAGGAGAAGCAACAACGACTCCTGAAACAGGTACGGAGCCTGCTCCAACGCCTACGAAGCCAGACCCAACTCCAACTAAACCTACAACCAAGCCACAACCTGAGAAACCAACAGGCAGCAAAGTGGTATATGTAGTGAAAAAAGGAGATAACCTCTACCGCATCGGTTTGAAATACGGGGTGGACTGGCGTAAGTTGGTTTCCGCAAACAAAATTACAAATGTGCACAATCTTAAAGTTGGACAGAAAATCGTAATTCCCGCTTCTTAA
- a CDS encoding methyl-accepting chemotaxis protein, whose protein sequence is MGNIRGNEQEKAATKPVKAKDNKTKKKNKKKKGFVWSIRNKLLVSFLAILLLPSLTIGIVTLIIADDTVEDQLMDSAKQSVDTTNSIIGTHVDAKIHDINYFASLIVTDMIKGQNESPELELKLKQYLGLHPDALNIFVGTKEGVMVRGKESAGSSQGSAYDPREREWYKLAMEKPGAPVVSPVSKNTDGIAVVFVSKTLDDQSGVVGLSMDLTKLREQASIKVGKEGYVIIMDADKNYIVSPVADAGTKEQTTALDPMFESKEGEFSYIYNDDPKTMIFSTNEETGWKIGGTMFRSEVLNASKDIRMATLLVILTATFLTLIFIIWFTRSMLRPIKRLQESARAVSKGDLTVKLDTGRKDEVGDLAKYFERMVDNLRMMILGVQETAEQVSASSQELSASADQTTKAIEHSTMAIQELAEGAEQQVKSVTDGSGQMRQIAEDVRMMSERVQSITTNMRHTSGAAYSGNEAAGQAVEQMNSIQETVEQLATVVQSLNARSVEIGSMVDVIATISKQTNLLALNASIEAARAGDAGRGFAVVAGEVRKLAEESGSSAAQIGELVHNIRQDMDAALNAMNAAQTRVGDGIQAVNTSGQSFAQIREAVEDAVHTLDNLSETTKQLESGASHVAKAMNDISTVTQESAANTESVSASSQEQLASVEEIASSSAHLNSMAEQLQGLLGMFKMVEDTPKDGDKSNH, encoded by the coding sequence ATGGGTAACATTCGGGGGAACGAGCAAGAAAAGGCAGCAACCAAGCCGGTCAAAGCAAAAGACAATAAAACGAAAAAGAAAAACAAAAAGAAAAAAGGCTTCGTTTGGAGCATAAGAAACAAATTATTGGTATCCTTCCTGGCGATTCTGCTCTTGCCGAGTCTAACCATAGGGATCGTTACGCTGATTATCGCTGATGATACAGTGGAAGACCAGCTGATGGACAGTGCCAAACAAAGTGTAGACACAACGAATTCAATCATTGGCACACATGTGGATGCGAAGATTCATGATATCAATTATTTTGCCAGTCTGATTGTGACTGACATGATAAAAGGGCAAAATGAAAGCCCTGAGCTTGAGCTGAAATTGAAACAGTATCTTGGGTTGCATCCGGATGCTTTAAATATCTTTGTGGGAACCAAAGAGGGAGTCATGGTCCGAGGTAAGGAGTCTGCGGGCAGCTCACAAGGGTCCGCTTATGATCCCCGGGAACGAGAATGGTATAAGCTTGCGATGGAGAAGCCAGGTGCTCCAGTAGTTTCACCTGTATCCAAGAACACGGACGGCATTGCTGTTGTCTTTGTCTCCAAAACGCTTGATGATCAATCGGGTGTCGTTGGTTTGTCCATGGATCTAACTAAGCTGCGAGAACAGGCATCCATTAAGGTTGGCAAAGAAGGATATGTCATTATCATGGATGCGGACAAAAATTATATTGTATCTCCAGTCGCGGATGCTGGTACAAAAGAACAAACAACAGCGCTGGATCCAATGTTTGAGAGCAAGGAAGGCGAATTCAGTTATATCTATAATGATGATCCAAAGACCATGATTTTCTCTACTAATGAAGAAACCGGGTGGAAGATTGGCGGCACAATGTTCAGAAGTGAAGTATTAAATGCAAGTAAAGACATTCGGATGGCTACCCTGTTGGTCATTCTGACGGCAACCTTCTTAACGCTGATATTTATTATCTGGTTTACACGTTCGATGCTACGTCCGATTAAACGTCTGCAGGAATCCGCTAGAGCAGTGAGCAAAGGCGACCTTACGGTAAAATTGGACACAGGGCGCAAAGATGAGGTAGGCGATCTGGCGAAATACTTTGAACGGATGGTCGACAATCTGCGCATGATGATTCTGGGTGTGCAGGAAACGGCAGAGCAGGTGTCTGCCTCCTCGCAGGAATTGTCCGCCAGTGCGGATCAAACAACCAAGGCCATTGAGCATTCAACGATGGCGATTCAGGAACTTGCCGAGGGTGCGGAGCAGCAAGTGAAGAGTGTAACCGATGGATCAGGACAAATGAGGCAAATCGCGGAAGATGTTCGCATGATGTCTGAGCGTGTGCAATCCATTACAACGAATATGCGACATACATCTGGAGCGGCCTATTCAGGCAACGAGGCAGCAGGTCAGGCAGTTGAGCAGATGAATAGCATTCAGGAAACGGTGGAACAGCTCGCGACGGTGGTTCAGTCACTGAATGCACGGTCCGTTGAGATCGGCAGCATGGTAGATGTGATTGCCACAATCTCGAAACAGACCAATCTGCTGGCACTGAACGCTTCCATTGAAGCGGCAAGAGCGGGTGATGCTGGCCGTGGCTTCGCAGTCGTAGCGGGTGAGGTGCGGAAGCTTGCAGAGGAATCGGGAAGCTCGGCTGCGCAGATCGGTGAACTCGTTCATAATATTCGTCAGGATATGGATGCTGCTCTGAACGCTATGAATGCAGCCCAGACTCGGGTTGGAGACGGAATTCAGGCCGTGAATACGTCTGGACAATCCTTTGCACAGATTCGGGAGGCTGTAGAGGATGCTGTTCATACGCTGGACAATTTGTCCGAAACAACGAAACAGTTGGAGAGTGGTGCTTCCCACGTTGCCAAAGCAATGAACGATATATCGACCGTGACCCAAGAATCTGCTGCGAATACGGAATCCGTCTCGGCATCTTCTCAGGAACAGCTGGCATCTGTGGAGGAGATCGCTTCGTCTTCAGCACATCTGAACAGTATGGCGGAGCAACTGCAAGGATTGTTGGGTATGTTCAAAATGGTGGAGGACACGCCGAAGGATGGGGACAAGTCTAACCATTAG
- a CDS encoding NUDIX domain-containing protein, protein MKPIRNSAKAVIVQDGRLLVIRLEDQYGDAYVFPGGGQEKGEELKDAVARECLEEIGQAVTVGELLHIREYIGKNHEFAEWDADVHQVEFYFECKLVDPKATIFEGSSPDDHQVAVEWIPIEELSKVRLYPKTIGELLQNKNSSRIYLGDLN, encoded by the coding sequence ATGAAACCGATACGTAATTCGGCGAAGGCTGTTATTGTACAGGATGGACGTTTGCTGGTGATCCGGTTGGAGGATCAATATGGGGACGCTTATGTTTTCCCCGGCGGAGGACAGGAGAAAGGCGAAGAACTCAAGGATGCCGTTGCGCGTGAATGTCTGGAGGAGATTGGACAGGCGGTGACGGTGGGAGAACTGCTGCATATCCGGGAGTATATCGGAAAAAACCATGAATTTGCAGAGTGGGATGCTGATGTCCACCAGGTTGAATTCTATTTTGAATGCAAGTTAGTTGACCCAAAAGCTACGATCTTTGAAGGCTCCAGTCCAGACGACCATCAGGTCGCTGTAGAATGGATTCCTATCGAAGAGCTGTCCAAGGTTCGCTTATATCCGAAAACCATTGGTGAGTTGCTGCAGAATAAGAATTCATCACGCATTTATCTTGGAGATTTGAATTAA
- a CDS encoding biotin-dependent carboxyltransferase family protein yields the protein MSIEVIRPGLLSTVQDEGRTGFRRYGIHPGGVMDTFAARAANALVGNSRDAAVLEMTMTGPELRFHKTRLISLCGADLTATVDGLPVPLWRPVVLLAGSVLRFGRCRSGLRSYMAIAGGIAVPEMMGSRSTDLKTGFGGVEGRALKVGDRLFAGEASYEAQSALHGLSVEAEKSNRRMHAPAWYLSSREWPAYHAEPVIRVMPGKDIAAFDEDSLERFHKERYVISPQSDRMGYRLEGAKLELGQSMDRLSEAVTYGTVQVPSDGQPIILMADHQTIGGYPVIAQVARVDLPILAQARPGARVAFERITYEEAQQLFLEQELEWRLTDQLIRRRLAEMGDH from the coding sequence ATGAGTATTGAAGTCATTCGCCCAGGTTTGTTATCCACCGTTCAGGACGAAGGAAGAACAGGATTTCGCCGGTATGGGATTCATCCGGGCGGAGTTATGGATACCTTTGCAGCCAGAGCAGCCAATGCACTGGTTGGGAATTCCCGTGATGCGGCTGTGCTGGAGATGACGATGACGGGACCGGAGCTTCGTTTCCATAAGACTCGGCTGATCTCTCTATGTGGTGCGGATCTGACGGCAACTGTGGATGGCCTGCCTGTTCCGCTATGGCGTCCGGTCGTGCTGCTTGCTGGAAGTGTGCTGAGATTTGGGCGATGTCGTTCTGGCTTGAGGTCTTATATGGCGATTGCCGGTGGAATCGCAGTACCTGAGATGATGGGTAGTCGCAGTACGGATCTTAAGACAGGTTTTGGTGGGGTTGAAGGACGTGCCCTGAAGGTGGGTGACAGGTTGTTTGCGGGGGAAGCTTCTTATGAAGCGCAATCGGCGTTGCATGGATTGAGTGTAGAAGCCGAGAAGAGCAACCGGCGGATGCATGCACCTGCCTGGTACTTGTCCAGCAGGGAATGGCCCGCCTACCATGCTGAACCTGTTATTCGTGTCATGCCGGGCAAAGATATTGCAGCGTTTGATGAAGATAGCCTGGAACGATTCCATAAAGAACGATATGTGATCTCTCCCCAATCGGATCGAATGGGGTATCGCTTGGAAGGTGCGAAGCTGGAACTCGGTCAATCAATGGATCGGCTGTCTGAAGCCGTCACCTATGGCACAGTTCAGGTGCCATCAGACGGTCAGCCCATCATATTGATGGCGGATCATCAGACCATTGGGGGTTATCCAGTGATTGCACAGGTGGCCCGGGTAGATTTGCCGATACTTGCACAGGCTAGGCCGGGTGCACGGGTTGCTTTTGAACGGATTACATATGAAGAAGCACAGCAGCTATTCCTGGAGCAGGAGTTGGAGTGGCGGCTAACCGATCAGCTGATTCGCAGGAGATTGGCAGAAATGGGGGACCATTAA